The following are encoded in a window of Acidobacteriota bacterium genomic DNA:
- a CDS encoding D-alanyl-D-alanine carboxypeptidase, translated as MPYLLLLLVMVCATVSPVVGDKFGKSKLPAKLQETSLQPESETKSQRPRVAVKASAVKKPGGKKSSAKRTIAKPSQKPAIKTASLSHRPITANSPKSSGGSAMEEYLSHLQAEGRNLSLHGVYVERWDSGQPLARLNENAVFNPASVVKLATTLAALDRLGPNHRFHTEFRTLGWFNQQTGELVGDLVLVSGHDPSFSIRDAQEVGDALRRMGIRRVTGNLVVAGEFVCNENSRSDVSAGVFRRQSKISFQGQTRFTAGAAEFRHLPLLLTVESDSLVKIARYLNAHSSNAMADMLARHVGGPAGVRSFLVARLGLPYEATYISHGSGLDVNRLTPHDTVRVLRALVERLYTLRLRPEDVLPIAGVDSSTLAGRFADQAFAGSVLAKTGTLHDTDDGVAALAGVMNTRSCGALLFTVYDMAEGRRVLQLRRVQDDLLKGLMTECGGSAPIAYRQENDTLFRPQSRVVVNPAR; from the coding sequence TTGCCCTATCTCCTTTTGCTACTCGTGATGGTTTGCGCGACGGTTTCGCCGGTTGTCGGCGACAAGTTCGGCAAATCCAAACTGCCTGCCAAATTGCAGGAAACATCGCTCCAGCCGGAATCCGAAACCAAATCGCAACGGCCAAGAGTTGCCGTCAAAGCCTCCGCCGTCAAAAAACCTGGGGGCAAAAAATCATCCGCAAAACGAACTATCGCCAAACCTTCTCAAAAACCTGCGATCAAAACCGCATCGCTCAGTCACAGGCCGATTACCGCCAATTCGCCGAAATCGTCAGGCGGGTCGGCGATGGAAGAATACCTTTCCCATTTGCAAGCTGAAGGGCGCAATTTGAGCCTGCACGGCGTTTACGTTGAACGATGGGACAGCGGCCAACCGTTGGCGCGGTTGAATGAAAACGCCGTGTTCAATCCGGCGTCGGTGGTGAAACTGGCGACGACCTTGGCGGCGCTGGATCGCCTGGGACCGAATCATCGCTTCCACACGGAATTTCGTACGCTGGGGTGGTTCAATCAACAAACGGGCGAACTGGTCGGCGATCTGGTGTTAGTTAGCGGACACGACCCTTCGTTTTCAATTCGCGACGCGCAGGAAGTCGGCGATGCGTTGCGGCGAATGGGAATTCGCCGCGTCACGGGCAATCTGGTTGTCGCGGGGGAATTCGTTTGCAATGAAAATTCTCGTTCGGACGTTTCCGCCGGGGTGTTCCGGCGACAGTCAAAAATTTCCTTTCAAGGCCAGACGCGGTTCACGGCCGGCGCCGCTGAATTTCGACACCTGCCATTGTTGTTGACTGTTGAATCCGATTCGCTGGTGAAAATTGCTCGCTATTTGAACGCGCACAGCAGCAACGCGATGGCCGATATGTTGGCGAGGCACGTTGGGGGGCCGGCGGGCGTTCGCAGTTTTCTGGTGGCGCGGCTCGGGTTGCCTTACGAGGCGACGTACATTTCGCACGGTTCCGGATTGGATGTGAACCGATTGACGCCGCACGATACGGTTCGCGTGTTGCGCGCGCTGGTTGAGCGTTTATACACGCTACGATTGCGACCGGAAGACGTGTTGCCGATTGCCGGGGTTGATTCCAGCACCCTGGCCGGTCGGTTTGCCGACCAGGCATTTGCCGGCAGCGTGTTGGCCAAAACCGGAACGCTGCATGACACGGACGACGGCGTCGCTGCCTTGGCCGGTGTGATGAACACGCGAAGCTGCGGCGCACTGTTGTTCACCGTGTACGATATGGCCGAAGGTCGCCGCGTGTTGCAGCTTCGCCGCGTACAGGATGATTTGCTGAAAGGATTAATGACCGAATGCGGCGGTTCCGCGCCGATTGCCTATCGTCAGGAAAACGACACCCTCTTCCGTCCGCAAAGCCGTGTGGTGGTCAATCCCGCTCGTTAA
- a CDS encoding energy transducer TonB: protein MKVCPKCARSFAEAMRYCPQDATELVKYDLRADLNRLGEFRFLLPTESLLARLRRECSEAFYEFKHNPKSFFAGLLRGEGSSRRRKRMLQVGVATAMMTYSAVMLTGVLIGLFSSPVQLSEAKEPPGIIDIEWVDKVWSAPAFKTKPAQAKQAASNAGKLGGSFNHKQDSGGGGGAHDKSPARAGVPKQASLLQLQPPNLKLPNVNATLITPMTVVADPNAFLKLKGPIGDWRGKGIEDSLGNANRNGIGDSPGDGYSKGKGNNVGDGAPRFTGGDPSGPTNEVFAATRDLRPTILYKERAKYTEEARQQKIQGTVVLSLIFGADGRIHDVRVVHSLPAGLTEEAIAATQKIRFNPAVHNGRTVSVRMQLEYNFMLY from the coding sequence ATGAAAGTCTGCCCGAAGTGTGCCCGCAGCTTTGCTGAAGCGATGCGTTATTGCCCTCAAGACGCAACCGAGTTGGTCAAATACGATTTGCGCGCCGACCTGAACCGATTGGGCGAATTCCGATTTTTGCTGCCCACCGAATCCTTGCTGGCGCGGTTGCGCCGCGAATGTTCCGAAGCGTTTTACGAATTCAAACACAATCCGAAAAGTTTTTTCGCCGGTTTATTGCGCGGCGAAGGCAGTAGCCGTCGTCGCAAACGCATGCTGCAAGTCGGCGTAGCCACGGCAATGATGACGTATTCGGCGGTGATGTTGACCGGTGTTTTAATCGGGTTGTTCAGTTCGCCGGTTCAATTGTCCGAAGCGAAGGAACCGCCGGGAATTATTGATATTGAGTGGGTAGACAAGGTGTGGTCTGCGCCTGCCTTCAAAACGAAACCCGCGCAAGCCAAACAAGCTGCCAGCAATGCCGGAAAGCTCGGCGGCAGTTTCAATCACAAACAGGACTCCGGCGGCGGTGGCGGAGCGCACGACAAATCGCCCGCGCGCGCTGGCGTGCCAAAGCAGGCTTCTTTGCTGCAATTGCAGCCGCCCAACTTGAAGCTGCCCAACGTCAATGCAACGCTGATCACGCCAATGACGGTGGTCGCCGATCCCAACGCGTTTTTGAAGCTCAAAGGCCCGATTGGCGATTGGCGCGGCAAAGGCATTGAAGATTCGCTCGGCAACGCAAACCGCAATGGCATTGGCGATAGTCCCGGCGATGGATACAGCAAGGGAAAGGGCAATAATGTCGGCGACGGCGCTCCGCGCTTTACCGGCGGCGATCCGTCCGGCCCTACTAACGAAGTGTTCGCGGCCACACGCGATTTGCGACCGACGATCCTGTACAAGGAACGCGCCAAATACACCGAAGAAGCTCGCCAGCAAAAAATTCAAGGCACAGTCGTTCTCAGCCTGATCTTCGGAGCCGACGGACGCATCCACGATGTTCGCGTCGTCCATTCGCTGCCCGCCGGATTAACCGAAGAAGCAATTGCGGCTACGCAAAAGATTCGCTTCAATCCGGCAGTGCACAACGGTCGCACGGTCAGCGTGCGAATGCAGTTGGAATACAACTTTATGCTTTACTGA
- the uvrA gene encoding excinuclease ABC subunit UvrA gives MSNYDAITVRGARVNNLKNITFSIPLNKLTVVTGVSGSGKSSLAFDTIYAEGQRRYVESLSAYARQFLERMDKPDIDEAIGICPAIAINQKNSTRNPRSTVATQTEIYDYLRLLFARVGVTLCRNCGAVVKRDTPESIAEEILQLPEGTRFYVLFPAAAGTEFSDAEANGSDPATEKKRKTTKATLRAGKAKSAINIKAHLMSLMQRGFTRLYDGAANEIIELQTPDSFKGKTFDNIFVLVDRLAVRADTRSRLTDSIEACYREGHGQAVIQTIGDNPHQLAFSEKFQCKRCGINYVLPEPQLFSFNNPFGACPTCQGFGNTIGLDMNLVIPNRELSLSEGAIEPFTKPQFKNWQDDLAKFAKREGISMTTPFAALPKDQQRLVIEGKDDGASNFGGVKGLFDYLETKKYKLHIRVLISKYRGYTRCPDCDGGRLRQEARDVFVADKNLPQVVALSIKDARACFDELKLTKEQAAIADRLLKEIRSRLRFLDEVGLDYLTLDRLAATLSGGEAQRIQLATHLGASLVGALYVLDEPSIGLHPRDSARLIGLLENLRDIGNTVLVVEHEAEMMRAADCILDIGPGAGELGGELVYEGNFKNLLKHDTSLTGKYLRGEAQIKVPKEHRAPGKHQITIRGARAHNLKNIDVTIPLEQMVCITGVSGSGKSTLVHECLYAGLKKQRGDWTGAVGDFASIEGGKFVDEIILVDQSPIGRTPRSNPVTYIKVYDAIREAFASTREAQTRGFNPSHFSFNVPGGRCDVCEGDGTVTVEMQFLADVELVCEECNGKRFKNSILEVLYRGKNIHEVLQMTVREAIAFFSALPRIAGKLKVLDDVGLGYLRLGQSATTLSGGEAQRVKLASYLTKASGDRTLYIFDEPTTGLHFDDINKLLSSFRRLLEAGASLVIIEHNLDVIKTADWIIDLGPEGGVGGGEVVAVGTPEEIAEVAASHTGRFLKNLFDNH, from the coding sequence ATGTCGAATTACGATGCAATTACGGTGCGCGGCGCGCGCGTCAATAATCTGAAGAACATCACCTTTTCGATTCCGCTGAACAAACTGACGGTCGTCACAGGCGTCAGCGGCAGCGGCAAATCTTCGCTGGCTTTCGACACAATTTATGCCGAAGGTCAGCGCCGATACGTCGAGTCTCTGTCGGCATACGCCCGCCAGTTTCTGGAACGCATGGACAAACCGGACATTGACGAAGCCATAGGCATTTGTCCGGCCATCGCCATTAACCAGAAAAATTCCACGCGAAATCCGCGCTCAACCGTCGCCACGCAGACGGAAATTTACGATTACCTGCGGCTGTTGTTTGCCCGCGTCGGCGTGACGCTTTGCCGGAATTGCGGCGCGGTGGTCAAACGCGACACGCCCGAATCCATCGCCGAAGAAATCCTGCAACTGCCTGAAGGGACAAGATTTTACGTATTGTTTCCCGCTGCTGCCGGAACTGAATTCAGTGATGCGGAGGCCAATGGAAGCGACCCAGCGACCGAAAAGAAACGCAAAACGACAAAGGCAACCCTACGCGCCGGAAAAGCCAAATCCGCGATCAACATCAAGGCGCATTTGATGAGTTTGATGCAGCGAGGTTTCACGCGACTTTATGACGGAGCGGCAAACGAAATCATCGAATTGCAAACGCCGGACAGTTTCAAAGGCAAAACGTTCGACAACATTTTCGTGCTGGTTGACCGGTTGGCGGTTCGCGCCGATACGCGCAGCCGGTTGACCGATTCGATTGAAGCTTGTTACCGCGAAGGCCACGGCCAGGCAGTGATTCAAACCATTGGCGACAATCCACACCAATTGGCGTTTTCCGAAAAGTTTCAATGCAAACGGTGCGGGATCAATTATGTGCTGCCCGAACCGCAGCTTTTCAGCTTCAACAATCCGTTTGGCGCTTGCCCGACCTGCCAGGGCTTTGGAAACACCATCGGATTGGATATGAATCTGGTGATTCCCAACCGCGAACTGTCGCTCAGCGAAGGCGCAATCGAACCCTTCACCAAACCGCAATTCAAAAATTGGCAGGATGATCTGGCGAAATTCGCTAAACGCGAAGGCATTTCGATGACCACACCATTTGCCGCTTTGCCAAAAGATCAACAGCGTCTGGTCATTGAAGGCAAAGACGATGGCGCCAGTAATTTTGGGGGCGTCAAAGGGCTGTTCGATTATCTGGAAACGAAAAAGTACAAACTACACATTCGCGTGCTGATCTCGAAATATCGCGGTTATACGCGCTGCCCGGATTGCGACGGAGGCAGATTGCGCCAGGAAGCGCGCGACGTGTTTGTCGCGGATAAAAACCTGCCGCAAGTCGTTGCGCTTTCGATCAAGGACGCCCGCGCATGTTTCGATGAATTGAAGTTGACCAAAGAGCAGGCGGCGATTGCCGACCGATTGCTCAAAGAAATTCGTTCGCGGCTGCGGTTTTTGGATGAAGTCGGATTGGATTACCTGACGCTGGATCGGTTGGCGGCGACGCTTTCGGGCGGCGAAGCGCAACGCATTCAATTGGCCACGCATTTGGGCGCTTCGCTGGTGGGCGCGTTGTATGTGCTGGACGAACCCAGCATCGGTTTGCACCCGCGAGACAGCGCACGATTGATTGGCTTGCTGGAAAACCTGCGCGACATTGGCAACACGGTCTTGGTGGTTGAACACGAGGCCGAAATGATGCGCGCGGCCGATTGCATTCTGGACATCGGCCCCGGCGCGGGCGAATTGGGCGGCGAACTGGTGTACGAAGGCAATTTCAAGAATTTGCTCAAGCACGACACTTCGTTGACGGGAAAATACCTGCGCGGCGAAGCCCAGATCAAAGTTCCGAAAGAGCATCGCGCGCCGGGCAAGCATCAGATCACGATTCGCGGAGCACGCGCCCACAATTTGAAAAACATTGACGTGACGATTCCGCTGGAACAAATGGTGTGCATAACTGGTGTCAGCGGCTCCGGCAAATCCACGCTGGTGCACGAATGTTTGTACGCGGGACTCAAAAAACAGCGCGGCGATTGGACTGGCGCAGTCGGTGATTTCGCCTCCATCGAAGGCGGAAAATTTGTGGACGAAATCATTCTGGTGGATCAATCGCCGATTGGCCGAACACCACGGTCGAATCCTGTGACGTACATCAAGGTATATGACGCCATTCGCGAAGCCTTCGCTTCGACGCGCGAAGCGCAAACGCGCGGCTTCAACCCCAGCCATTTTTCCTTCAACGTTCCCGGCGGACGTTGCGACGTGTGCGAAGGCGACGGAACCGTGACGGTCGAAATGCAGTTTCTGGCCGATGTCGAACTGGTGTGCGAAGAATGCAATGGCAAGCGGTTCAAAAATTCCATCCTGGAAGTGCTATATCGCGGCAAAAACATTCACGAAGTGCTACAGATGACCGTGCGCGAAGCCATCGCATTCTTTTCCGCCTTGCCGCGCATCGCCGGGAAATTGAAAGTGCTGGACGATGTGGGCTTGGGCTACTTGCGGTTGGGACAATCGGCGACCACGCTATCGGGCGGCGAAGCGCAGCGCGTCAAACTGGCCTCGTATCTGACCAAAGCTTCTGGCGACCGAACGCTGTACATTTTTGACGAACCGACGACGGGATTGCATTTCGACGACATCAACAAACTGTTGTCCTCGTTTCGGCGATTGCTGGAAGCGGGCGCTTCGCTGGTCATCATCGAACACAACCTGGACGTGATTAAAACCGCCGACTGGATCATTGACCTCGGCCCGGAAGGCGGCGTTGGCGGAGGCGAAGTGGTTGCCGTCGGCACGCCGGAAGAGATTGCCGAAGTTGCAGCATCTCATACGGGAAGATTTCTGAAGAACCTATTCGATAATCACTGA
- a CDS encoding sigma-70 family RNA polymerase sigma factor → MKSRYVLQTPNGMANTPLTPENFEKLLSSLNPDRDLAGQEFELLWLKLCEFFRARRCHCGEDLADEAINRLARKLAEGEDVHDVMRYSHGLARLIWLEYLRKPDTNHVPLDDSPVSTISPIDHLQKKQEDQFYLHCLQQLPEEERTLIIAYCEYEGQVLHEVREKLANSLGISLVALRIRITRIRKKLEICLAKCLKQGASKMK, encoded by the coding sequence TTGAAATCTCGCTACGTTTTGCAGACACCGAATGGCATGGCAAACACCCCACTGACCCCGGAAAACTTCGAAAAGCTGTTGTCTTCTCTCAACCCTGACCGCGATCTTGCTGGACAAGAGTTTGAGTTGCTGTGGCTGAAACTGTGTGAGTTTTTCAGGGCGCGGAGATGTCATTGTGGGGAAGACCTGGCGGACGAAGCAATAAATCGTTTGGCTAGAAAGCTTGCTGAAGGAGAAGACGTTCACGATGTCATGCGCTACAGCCATGGATTGGCCCGATTGATCTGGCTGGAATATCTCAGAAAGCCGGACACCAATCACGTGCCGCTGGATGATTCGCCTGTCTCCACAATTTCACCGATAGATCATTTACAGAAAAAACAAGAGGATCAGTTTTATCTTCACTGCCTGCAGCAACTCCCCGAGGAGGAAAGAACATTGATCATTGCATATTGTGAATATGAAGGGCAGGTGCTTCACGAGGTGCGGGAGAAGCTGGCCAATAGCCTCGGGATTTCTCTGGTCGCATTACGAATTCGTATTACCAGGATCAGAAAAAAGCTGGAAATTTGTTTGGCAAAATGCCTAAAACAAGGGGCCTCAAAGATGAAATGA
- a CDS encoding CHAT domain-containing protein yields the protein MTQQDCYRGNLAAVSLVTDAPGEYVVKVRPQGETVTGDYQISLAEFREENPDDRHRIAAYALVIEARRLAGLESAASLQAAIKKYEMASNAWEIIGDRRELASTLRSMGVLYHSLGLPKDALRAYQQAQKISQSLNDLESEAEAFDGIGYSYLTMGNNDQAWDNCLKALEMNRQSGNRRGIAQSLNDLGEIRYDSSKLQQSLNYYQQAIALWRELADDQGQARTLLNFGYTYSDLGEPGKALEFDHQALTFWKAINSNRGQALTLTAIGRLKSRLGENEEAIRYFNQAMPLARLVGDQTEEARILNGLGFVQESLGQPKKAIEYYNQALRLFQAVSYRNGEATTYHEIGRAYYSLGDMRHSLDYFQQCYEMSLSLSDKRMQSYALRGMGMVYDNEGNKTKALEAYQEALPIFKKEKDRRGEAVTRNLIGRIYHSQGRFQAAIEHYKQALALNQAAEDRNRESLTLYNLACAERDRGQLAAALSQIETSLKIVESLRTKVASRELRTSYFATIQQYYQLDIDLLMQSQKQTSTNQFWAKALEVNERGRARSFLDLLGENRIDVQGNAESALVQHLRRLQTELGARIESRIQLLSDNAPQNEVAEVTREIEALTDERRGIEAQIRLANPHYAALTQPQPLSAWEIQQLLNRETVLLEYSLGDKRSYVWVVTPTEVKAYELAERARIEQVAQEVYRILAPDDSAPVQLDKQRVELFREKATQLSQLILAPFAEELGQKRLVVVADGILQYIPFSVLPKPDGGRLNDSKISVGKSAAETHAAVPLITDHEIVNLPSASTLAVLRHETAERKKAPKTVAVLADPVFDAEDMRLISLNRQKDFRLANQNLALALSAGLSLKRGEGFKRLHGTLREAEAIEELTSSAERLVAKDFDANLALATSPELSRYQIIHFATHGVLDRNTPEYSALVFSLFDRNGRPQPGHLRLQQVYNLNLPAELIVLSACDTGLGKEFKGEGLVGLTRGFMYAGAPRVMASLWKVDDEPTAMLMRHFYRHLLKGRKSPAAALRAAQVALSEDPEWNAPFYWGSFVLQGEWQ from the coding sequence ATGACACAGCAAGACTGTTACCGCGGCAATCTGGCGGCTGTATCTCTTGTCACTGACGCGCCCGGAGAATATGTCGTGAAAGTTCGCCCCCAGGGAGAAACTGTGACAGGGGATTATCAAATCAGCCTCGCTGAGTTCAGAGAGGAAAACCCGGATGATCGGCATCGCATTGCCGCATATGCGCTGGTTATTGAAGCAAGGCGGTTGGCAGGTTTGGAGTCTGCTGCGTCATTGCAAGCCGCGATTAAGAAATATGAGATGGCTTCAAACGCGTGGGAAATTATAGGCGACAGGCGTGAACTGGCCAGTACTCTTAGAAGCATGGGGGTGCTGTATCACAGTTTGGGGTTGCCGAAAGATGCTCTGAGGGCCTACCAACAAGCTCAAAAGATCAGCCAATCCCTAAATGACCTGGAATCTGAGGCAGAGGCATTTGATGGAATCGGTTATTCCTACCTGACCATGGGGAACAATGACCAGGCTTGGGACAATTGCCTGAAAGCCCTGGAAATGAATCGTCAGAGTGGCAATCGTCGCGGAATAGCACAATCGCTGAACGATCTCGGCGAAATTCGTTATGATTCGAGCAAGCTGCAGCAATCTCTTAATTACTATCAACAAGCCATAGCGCTTTGGCGCGAACTCGCTGATGATCAAGGGCAGGCGCGAACGTTGCTGAATTTCGGATACACCTATTCCGATTTGGGAGAACCTGGTAAGGCATTGGAATTTGACCATCAAGCTCTGACGTTTTGGAAAGCGATCAATAGCAATCGCGGGCAGGCACTGACGTTGACTGCCATCGGACGACTCAAATCTCGGTTGGGCGAAAACGAGGAAGCGATTCGTTATTTTAATCAGGCTATGCCACTGGCACGCTTGGTGGGCGACCAAACCGAGGAGGCAAGAATCCTGAACGGATTGGGGTTTGTTCAGGAATCCCTGGGACAACCGAAAAAAGCGATTGAGTATTACAATCAAGCACTGCGCCTTTTCCAGGCTGTGAGCTATCGCAATGGGGAAGCTACCACGTATCACGAAATTGGCAGAGCATATTACTCCCTCGGTGATATGCGACATTCGCTCGATTACTTTCAGCAGTGTTATGAAATGAGTTTGTCGTTGTCCGATAAAAGAATGCAATCGTATGCGTTAAGAGGAATGGGGATGGTTTATGACAACGAAGGAAACAAAACGAAAGCACTGGAGGCTTATCAGGAAGCGCTTCCGATTTTCAAGAAAGAAAAAGACCGCAGAGGGGAAGCCGTTACCCGGAATTTGATTGGCCGCATTTACCACAGCCAGGGAAGATTCCAGGCTGCAATCGAGCATTACAAACAGGCTTTGGCGTTGAATCAGGCGGCTGAGGACCGCAACAGGGAATCCCTTACTCTGTACAACCTCGCCTGTGCAGAGCGAGATCGTGGGCAGTTGGCGGCGGCGCTTTCGCAAATTGAAACCTCATTGAAAATTGTGGAGTCATTGCGCACAAAAGTTGCCAGTCGCGAACTACGCACTTCTTATTTCGCGACCATTCAGCAGTATTACCAACTCGACATTGATTTGTTGATGCAAAGCCAAAAACAGACATCCACAAATCAATTTTGGGCGAAGGCGCTGGAAGTAAACGAGCGTGGACGTGCGCGCAGCTTTCTGGACTTGCTCGGTGAAAATCGTATTGATGTTCAGGGGAATGCTGAATCCGCACTGGTTCAACATTTGCGCAGGTTGCAAACGGAGCTTGGCGCCCGGATAGAAAGTAGGATACAACTGCTCAGCGACAATGCTCCTCAGAATGAAGTCGCTGAAGTTACCCGCGAAATCGAAGCGTTGACTGACGAGCGTCGTGGAATTGAAGCCCAAATTCGTCTTGCCAACCCACATTACGCCGCGTTGACACAACCTCAACCACTGAGCGCTTGGGAAATTCAACAGTTGCTAAATCGCGAAACCGTGCTGCTGGAATATTCATTGGGGGACAAACGAAGTTATGTATGGGTGGTGACACCCACGGAAGTAAAAGCGTATGAACTGGCCGAACGCGCAAGGATCGAGCAAGTTGCGCAAGAGGTTTATCGCATATTGGCCCCGGATGATTCTGCACCGGTGCAACTGGATAAGCAAAGGGTCGAACTGTTTCGCGAAAAAGCCACCCAATTAAGCCAACTGATACTTGCACCATTTGCAGAAGAACTTGGCCAAAAACGCTTGGTGGTAGTGGCGGACGGAATTTTGCAATACATCCCGTTTTCTGTGTTGCCAAAACCTGATGGCGGTCGCCTCAATGATTCAAAGATCAGTGTGGGAAAGTCTGCCGCCGAAACGCATGCTGCTGTTCCGCTCATTACCGATCACGAAATTGTGAACCTTCCTTCGGCTTCGACCTTGGCGGTGTTGCGGCATGAAACTGCTGAAAGAAAGAAAGCCCCCAAAACGGTTGCGGTGCTGGCCGATCCGGTGTTTGACGCGGAAGATATGCGGTTGATCTCGCTCAATCGGCAAAAGGATTTTCGCTTGGCGAATCAGAATTTAGCACTCGCGTTGAGTGCTGGCTTAAGCCTCAAGCGAGGAGAAGGCTTCAAGCGACTTCACGGAACATTGAGGGAAGCGGAAGCGATTGAAGAACTGACCAGTTCAGCCGAACGTCTTGTTGCCAAGGATTTCGATGCCAATTTAGCGTTGGCGACCAGTCCGGAATTGAGTCGGTACCAGATTATTCATTTCGCCACCCATGGAGTGCTTGACCGCAATACTCCGGAATATTCCGCGCTGGTATTTTCGCTGTTTGACAGAAACGGAAGACCTCAGCCAGGACATTTACGGCTGCAACAAGTCTACAATTTAAATTTGCCAGCCGAATTGATTGTGTTGAGCGCCTGTGACACTGGACTGGGTAAAGAGTTTAAGGGCGAAGGACTGGTCGGACTGACTCGCGGATTTATGTATGCCGGAGCGCCGCGTGTGATGGCCAGTTTGTGGAAAGTGGATGACGAACCGACAGCCATGCTCATGCGGCATTTTTATCGGCATTTGCTGAAAGGGCGAAAGTCGCCTGCGGCTGCGCTCAGGGCCGCGCAAGTTGCGCTTTCAGAAGATCCGGAATGGAATGCGCCATTTTACTGGGGAAGCTTCGTGCTTCAGGGGGAATGGCAGTGA
- a CDS encoding MoaD/ThiS family protein: protein MNKESIHITVLLFGACKEVAGVSELNCELTAPATAANAWGELKRRFAELERFERSALVAVNEEHSDRNHPLKNGDTVAIFPPVSGG from the coding sequence ATGAACAAAGAATCCATCCATATCACGGTTTTGTTGTTCGGCGCATGCAAGGAAGTCGCGGGCGTAAGCGAATTAAACTGTGAGCTAACCGCTCCGGCCACCGCGGCAAACGCCTGGGGAGAGTTGAAACGCAGATTTGCCGAACTGGAACGGTTTGAACGCTCGGCGTTGGTCGCAGTCAACGAAGAGCATTCTGACCGAAATCATCCGCTCAAGAACGGAGACACAGTGGCGATCTTTCCGCCGGTTTCGGGCGGGTAG
- a CDS encoding molybdenum cofactor biosynthesis protein MoaE has product MSEDVYEITREPIDKLGLERRLITGAAGAVVTFDGVVRDNTNGRQVVTLDYDAYPPMAVKEMRRVGEEIRQRWPEVQRIGIIHRFGEMKISESSVVIVVTSPHRKVAFEACHYAIDRVKQVVPIWKKEIFEDGEAWVEGQRPDGQLA; this is encoded by the coding sequence GTGAGCGAAGACGTTTACGAAATTACTCGCGAACCAATTGACAAACTTGGCTTGGAACGGCGGCTGATCACAGGCGCAGCCGGAGCGGTCGTTACATTCGATGGGGTTGTGCGCGACAACACCAACGGTCGCCAGGTCGTGACGCTGGATTACGACGCTTACCCGCCAATGGCCGTCAAGGAAATGCGCCGCGTCGGTGAGGAAATTCGCCAGCGTTGGCCGGAAGTCCAACGCATCGGCATCATTCACCGCTTCGGCGAAATGAAAATTTCGGAATCGTCGGTGGTGATCGTCGTCACTTCGCCGCATCGAAAGGTTGCCTTTGAAGCCTGTCATTATGCGATTGACCGCGTGAAACAGGTTGTGCCGATCTGGAAAAAGGAAATCTTTGAAGACGGCGAAGCTTGGGTCGAAGGGCAACGCCCGGATGGCCAACTGGCGTGA
- a CDS encoding sigma-70 family RNA polymerase sigma factor yields MDMDISDDQIIERTLAGETDAFSMLVRRWERPIYGLSLRMLGRDEDARDVCQETFLAAFRNLRKFRGEAKFSSWIYRIAINACHSRLRKHNGATEQPIDLEDEDGRKFELADGDLELVPDRMQRDQLASLVRRALQALPPEMRQVIIMKEYEELTFAEISEIMQIPVSTVKSRLYTGLQQMRARLEKLRHAL; encoded by the coding sequence TTGGATATGGACATCAGCGACGATCAGATCATCGAGCGGACTCTCGCCGGTGAAACAGATGCATTCAGCATGTTGGTGCGAAGATGGGAGCGGCCCATTTACGGCCTGTCGTTGCGCATGCTTGGGCGCGACGAAGACGCGCGCGACGTTTGTCAGGAAACTTTTCTGGCGGCGTTTCGCAACCTTCGAAAGTTCCGCGGCGAGGCCAAATTCTCTTCCTGGATTTATCGGATTGCGATCAACGCCTGCCATTCGCGGCTGAGAAAGCATAACGGAGCGACGGAACAGCCCATTGACCTGGAAGACGAAGACGGACGGAAATTTGAACTGGCCGACGGCGATTTGGAGTTGGTGCCGGACCGCATGCAGCGTGATCAGTTGGCCTCATTGGTCCGAAGGGCCTTGCAGGCGTTGCCGCCGGAAATGCGGCAAGTCATCATCATGAAAGAGTACGAAGAGCTGACCTTCGCCGAAATTTCGGAAATCATGCAGATTCCGGTTAGCACGGTGAAATCCCGACTCTACACAGGACTTCAACAAATGCGGGCGCGACTGGAAAAATTAAGACACGCGCTCTAG